A stretch of Brachyhypopomus gauderio isolate BG-103 chromosome 3, BGAUD_0.2, whole genome shotgun sequence DNA encodes these proteins:
- the dnm1b gene encoding dynamin-1 isoform X5, with product MGNRGMEDLIPLVNKLQDAFSAIGQNANLDLPQIAVVGGQSAGKSSVLENFVGKDFLPRGSGIVTRRPLVLQLINCPTEYAEFLHCKGKKFTDFDEVRQEIEAETDRVTGQNKGISPVPINLRVYSPNVLNLTLVDLPGMTKVPVGDQPADIEFQIKEMLMQFVTKENCLLLAVSPANSDLANSDALKIAKEVDAQGLRTIGVITKLDLMDEGTDARDILENKLLPLRRGYIGVVNRSQKDIDGKKDITAAMAAERKFFLSHPAYRHLADRMGTPYLQKALNQQLTNHIRDTLPGLRNKLQSQLLSIEKEVDEYKNFRPDDPSRKTKALLQMVQQFSVDFEKCIEGSGDQIDTYELSGGARINRIFHERFPFELVKMEFDEKELRKEISYAIKNIHGIRTGLFTPDMAFETIVKRLIAKIKEPCQKCVDLVISELVNTVRQCTKKLAQYPMLREEMERIVTQHIRDRESRTKDQVLLLIDIELAYMNTNHEDFIGFANAQQRSSQMTKKKAAGNQDEIMVIRKGWLTINNIGIMKGGAKEYWFILTAETLSWYKDDEEKEKKYMLPVDNLKLRDIEKSFMSSKHVFALFNTEQRNVYKDYRQLELACETQEEVDSWKASFLRAGVYPERIMDKEKGDAGEENTSDSLMHSMDPQLERQVETIRNLVDSYMGIVNKTVRDLMPKTIMHLMINNTKEFIQAELLAQLYSCGDQNTLMEESAEQAQHRDEMLRMYHALKEALHIIGDISTTTVSTSLPPPVDDSWLQVQGGPSGRRSPMSSPTPQRRAPPGPPRPGGRAAPGPPAAGAPPVPSRPGASPEPHGAAPPQIPSRPNRAPPGVPRISISEQ from the exons GGATTTTCTACCACGTGGTTCTGGCATCGTCACACGGCGCCCCCTGGTGTTACAGCTGATCAACTGTCCCACAG AGTATGCTGAGTTCTTACACTGCAAAGGAAAGAAGTTCACAGATTTTGATGAGGTGCGTCAGGAGATCGAGGCTGAGACTGACCGCGTCACTGGACAAAACAAGGGGATATCTCCAGTGCCCATTAACCTGAGAGTGTACTCCCCTAATG TCCTGAATCTGACTCTGGTGGACCTGCCTGGGATGACCAAGGTTCCAGTGGGAGACCAGCCGGCTGATATTGAGTTCCAGATTAAAGAGATGCTCATGCAGTTCGTTACCAAGGAGAACTGCCTCCTGCTGGCCGTCTCCCCCGCCAACTCGGACCTCGCCAACTCGGACGCTCTAAAGATCGCCAAGGAAGTGGATGCTCAAG gtctgagaacCATTGGTGTGATCACTAAACTGGACCTGATGGACGAGGGGACGGATGCTCGTGATATCTTGGAGAACAAACTCCTCCCCCTGCGGCGAG GCTATATTGGGGTAGTGAACCGCAGTCAGAAGGATATCGATGGAAAGAAGGACATCACGGCTGCCATGGCAGCAGAGAGGAAGTTCTTCCTCAGCCATCCAGCCTATCGGCACCTGGCTGACCGCATGGGAACTCCTTACCTGCAGAAAGCCCTCAATCAG CAACTGACCAATCACATCCGAGACACGCTGCCAGGCCTCAGGAACAAACTGCAGAGCCAGCTGCTGTCCATCGAGAAGGAGGTGGACGAGTACAAGAACTTCCGTCCGGATGACCCGTCCCGCAAGACCAAAGCTCTGTTGCA GATGGTCCAGCAGTTTTCCGTGGACTTTGAGAAGTGCATAGAGGGCTCTGGCGATCAGATCGACACCTATGAGCTCTCCGGGGGAGCCCGGATCAATCGGATCTTTCATGAACGCTTCCCTTTTGAACTTGTCAAG ATGGAGTTTGACGAGAAAGAGTTGCGGAAAGAGATCAGCTATGCGATTAAGAACATCCATGGTATCAG GACTGGTCTCTTCACCCCAGATATGGCGTTTGAGACGATCGTGAAGAGACTAATAGCTAAGATCAAAGAGCCATGCCAGAAATGTGTGGATCTGGTCATCTCCGAGCTGGTCAATACAGTCAGGCAATGCACTAAGAAG CTGGCACAGTACCCGATGCTGAGGGAGGAGATGGAGCGGATCGTCACACAGCACATTCGGGACCGAGAGAGTCGCACCAAGGACCAG GTGTTGCTTCTCATTGACATTGAGCTGGCCTACATGAACACCAACCACGAGGATTTCATTGGCTTTGCTAA CGCCCAGCAGAGAAGCAGTCAGATGACTAAGAAGAAGGCAGCAGGAAACCAG GACGAGAtaatg gtAATTAGGAAGGGCTGGTTGACCATCAACAACATCGGTATAATGAAGGGCGGTGCTAAGGAGTACTGGTTCATACTGACGGCTGAGACTCTGTCCTGGTACAAAGATGACGAG gagaaggagaagaaatACATGCTTCCTGTAGACAACCTGAAGCTCAGAGATATTGAGAAAAGCTTCATGTCGAGCAAGCACGTCTTCGCCCTGTTCAACACTGAACAAAG GAACGTGTACAAGGACTACAGGCAGCTGGAGCTAGCCTGCGAGACACAGGAAGAAGTCGACAGCTGGAAGGCCTCCTTCCTGCGTGCCGGCGTTTACCCAGAACGCATTATG GACAAAGAGAAG GGCGACGCTGGTGAGGAGAACACGTCAGACAGTCTCATGCACTCCATGGACCCCCAGCTGGAGAGGCAGGTGGAGACCATTCGCAACCTGGTGGACTCCTACATGGGCATCGTCAACAAGACCGTCCGGGACCTCATGCCTAAGACCATCATGCACCTGATGATCAACAAC ACGAAGGAGTTCATCCAGGCCGAGCTCCTCGCGCAGCTGTACTCCTGCGGGGACCAGAACACGCTGATGGAGGAGTCGGCCGAGCAGGCCCAACACCGCGACGAGATGCTGCGCATGTACCACGCCCTGAAGGAGGCGCTCCATATCATCGGGGACATCAGCACCACCAccgtctccacctccctgcctccgcCCGTCGACGATTCCTGGCTGCAGGTGCAGGGAGGACCCTCTGGACGCAG GTCCCCTATGTCTAGCCCTACGCCTCAGCGCCGTGCTCCACCCGGGCCCCCCCGTCCCGGTGGTCGTGCTGCACCAGGACCCCCTGCAGCCGGAGCTCCACCCGTGCCCTCCAGACCCGGAGCCTCTCCGGAGCCCCATGGTGCTGCACCACCACAGATTCCGTCTCGCCCCAACCGCGCTCCACCTGGGGTGCCCAG AATTTCTATCAGTGAACAATGA